One Cellulomonas soli DNA window includes the following coding sequences:
- a CDS encoding NAD-binding protein has protein sequence MEHLPAGPGGHVIVHGLEGLGLRVIEHLVALGLEVVAVDDGARPGAVQAATALGAVVVPHHDGAAAALSAAGLRDSRAVVCLSATDLGALETALLARRLRPELTVVAQIRNPAVARAVRADAGVLVLDVATIASPAIVEACLGEQGHGLRVADEVVQVRTVEAARDGLLRDLFGEELVPLSVQRPGEPDDPAVCPGRDLPVRTGDAVSLLGPASAWDAVRTRPSGGAPIRPTPSRPSDPPARDPRTRTRRLPGGRVRHWSQAVVRATDARLRRALAALVILGVASVLVLMAGYQEPDGTRMTPLDALYFTAETIGTIGYGDFSFREQPDWLRAYAVLLMLAGAVLAALTYALLTNLLVSQRLQESFGHGQVTGLRGHVVVVGLGSVGVRVVESVVAAGTPVVVVESEESNRYLAQARALGAKVVLGDATLAGTLELVNLDRARAVAVLTSDDLTNLEVALAVRDWLGERTGVTVAMRLFDRRLAATVRQAFGFTHVRSTDELAAPWFVGAALGLEVLGTFLAGDVPLLHARVHVTPGGGLDGARLDALTGRSRVLSVRHADERSAHRAVRRWTTLEAGDEAFVVGPHEELLALLRQDALPHRE, from the coding sequence ATGGAGCACCTGCCGGCGGGTCCGGGTGGGCACGTGATCGTGCACGGGCTCGAAGGCCTCGGTCTGCGGGTGATCGAGCACCTCGTGGCGCTCGGCCTGGAGGTCGTCGCCGTCGACGACGGGGCCCGGCCGGGTGCCGTGCAGGCCGCGACCGCCCTGGGTGCCGTCGTCGTCCCGCACCACGACGGCGCCGCGGCGGCGCTCAGCGCGGCCGGGCTGCGCGACTCCCGCGCGGTCGTGTGCCTGTCGGCGACCGACCTGGGCGCCCTGGAGACCGCGCTGCTCGCGCGACGACTGCGCCCCGAGCTGACCGTGGTCGCGCAGATCCGCAACCCTGCGGTCGCCCGGGCCGTGCGCGCTGACGCCGGGGTGCTCGTGCTGGACGTCGCGACGATCGCCTCGCCGGCCATCGTGGAGGCGTGCCTGGGCGAGCAGGGGCACGGGCTGCGCGTGGCCGACGAGGTCGTGCAGGTGCGGACGGTCGAGGCCGCCCGGGACGGGCTGCTGCGCGACCTGTTCGGCGAGGAGCTGGTCCCGCTGTCGGTGCAGCGGCCGGGCGAGCCCGACGACCCTGCCGTCTGCCCCGGCCGGGACCTGCCGGTGCGCACCGGGGACGCGGTCAGCCTCCTCGGCCCGGCGTCCGCGTGGGACGCGGTGCGCACGCGACCCTCGGGCGGCGCGCCGATCCGTCCGACCCCGTCCCGCCCGTCCGATCCGCCGGCCCGCGATCCGCGCACCCGGACCCGACGGCTGCCCGGCGGCCGGGTGCGGCACTGGAGCCAGGCGGTCGTGCGCGCCACCGACGCGCGCCTGCGCCGGGCGTTGGCGGCGCTCGTGATCCTCGGCGTGGCCTCGGTCCTCGTGCTGATGGCCGGGTACCAGGAGCCCGACGGCACCCGGATGACCCCGCTCGACGCCCTGTACTTCACCGCCGAGACGATCGGCACCATCGGCTACGGCGACTTCAGCTTCCGGGAGCAGCCGGACTGGTTGCGCGCCTACGCGGTGCTGCTCATGCTCGCCGGTGCGGTGCTGGCCGCGCTGACGTACGCGCTGCTGACGAACCTGCTCGTCTCGCAGCGGCTGCAGGAGTCGTTCGGCCACGGGCAGGTGACGGGGCTGCGCGGGCACGTCGTCGTCGTGGGGCTGGGATCGGTGGGCGTGCGGGTCGTGGAGTCGGTGGTGGCGGCCGGCACGCCGGTCGTCGTCGTGGAGAGCGAGGAGAGCAACCGGTACCTCGCGCAGGCCCGCGCGCTGGGCGCGAAGGTCGTGCTCGGTGACGCGACGCTGGCGGGCACGCTCGAGCTGGTCAACCTCGACCGGGCGCGCGCGGTGGCCGTGCTGACCTCCGACGACCTGACGAACCTCGAGGTCGCGCTCGCGGTGCGCGACTGGCTGGGCGAGCGCACCGGGGTGACCGTGGCCATGCGCCTGTTCGACCGTCGGCTGGCGGCGACGGTCCGGCAGGCGTTCGGGTTCACGCACGTGCGCTCGACCGACGAGCTGGCGGCCCCCTGGTTCGTCGGCGCCGCCCTGGGCCTGGAGGTGCTGGGCACGTTCCTCGCCGGCGACGTGCCGCTGCTGCACGCCCGGGTGCACGTGACGCCGGGCGGGGGCCTGGACGGGGCGCGCCTGGATGCGCTCACCGGCCGCAGCCGGGTGCTGTCGGTGCGGCACGCGGACGAACGGTCGGCGCACCGGGCCGTACGGCGGTGGACGACGCTCGAGGCCGGCGACGAGGCGTTCGTGGTCGGACCGCACGAGGAGCTGCTCGCGCTGCTGCGTCAGGACGCGCTGCCGCACCGG